From the Chitinolyticbacter meiyuanensis genome, one window contains:
- a CDS encoding LLM class flavin-dependent oxidoreductase, producing MSQRKLRLGAFLPGAGHHVAAWRHPAAQADGGINLQHYIRIAQTAERGLFDAVFLADGLAAGIGNGDPDGKNAWGGSFEPVTLFSALSVVTQHIGFIATASTTYEDPYILARKFASLDHISGGRAGWNVVTTGSSAAAGNFGLDKHPDHADRYERAHEFVDVVKGLWDSWDDNAFVRDKARGQFYEPAARHELNHTGKHFAVRGPLNVPRPPQGYPVIVQAGSSEAGKELAAETAEVIFTAQQALEEAQAFYADVKGRLAKYGRTSDQLHIMPGVFPVVAATEEEAQEKYQALQDLILPEVGLALLSGLVGGIDLSGYSLDGPVPELPGTENMKSRQALMLDIARRHHFTLRQLYLWVAGARGHWTLVGTPAQIADQLQSWFENGAADGFNVMPPILPSGLDDFVGLVVPELQRRGLFRTAYEGRTLRDNLGLARPASRYTVTPAEAVPA from the coding sequence ATGAGCCAACGCAAGCTGCGCCTCGGCGCCTTTCTGCCCGGTGCCGGCCACCATGTGGCCGCCTGGCGCCATCCGGCCGCGCAGGCCGATGGTGGCATCAACCTGCAGCACTACATCCGCATCGCCCAGACCGCCGAGCGCGGCCTGTTTGATGCGGTGTTCCTGGCCGATGGCCTCGCCGCCGGCATCGGCAACGGCGACCCCGATGGCAAGAATGCCTGGGGCGGCAGCTTCGAGCCGGTCACGCTGTTCTCGGCGCTGTCGGTGGTCACCCAGCACATCGGCTTCATCGCCACCGCCAGCACCACCTACGAAGACCCATACATCCTGGCGCGCAAGTTCGCTTCGCTCGATCACATCTCGGGCGGGCGCGCCGGCTGGAATGTGGTCACCACCGGCTCCTCGGCGGCTGCCGGCAACTTCGGTCTCGACAAACACCCGGATCATGCCGATCGCTACGAGCGCGCGCACGAATTCGTCGATGTGGTGAAGGGCCTGTGGGATAGCTGGGACGACAACGCCTTCGTGCGCGACAAGGCACGTGGCCAGTTCTACGAGCCGGCGGCGCGCCACGAGCTCAACCACACTGGCAAGCACTTCGCGGTGCGCGGGCCGCTCAATGTGCCACGCCCGCCGCAGGGCTATCCGGTGATCGTGCAGGCCGGCTCGTCCGAAGCCGGCAAGGAACTGGCGGCCGAGACCGCCGAGGTGATCTTCACCGCGCAGCAAGCGCTGGAGGAAGCCCAGGCCTTCTACGCCGACGTGAAGGGCCGGTTGGCGAAGTACGGTCGCACGTCGGACCAGCTGCACATCATGCCGGGCGTGTTCCCGGTGGTTGCCGCCACCGAAGAAGAAGCGCAGGAGAAATACCAGGCGCTGCAGGACCTGATCCTGCCCGAGGTGGGCCTCGCGCTGCTGTCCGGCCTTGTCGGTGGCATCGATCTTTCCGGCTATTCGCTCGACGGCCCGGTGCCGGAGCTGCCGGGCACCGAAAACATGAAGAGCCGCCAGGCGCTGATGCTGGATATCGCGCGCCGCCACCACTTCACGCTGCGCCAGCTCTACCTGTGGGTGGCCGGCGCCCGTGGCCACTGGACTTTGGTCGGCACACCGGCACAGATTGCCGACCAGCTGCAGAGCTGGTTCGAGAATGGCGCCGCCGACGGCTTCAACGTGATGCCGCCCATCCTGCCCTCCGGGCTCGACGATTTCGTCGGGCTGGTGGTGCCCGAACTGCAGCGCCGCGGCCTGTTCCGCACGGCATACGAAGGCCGCACGCTGCGCGACAACCTGGGCCTTGCCCGGCCCGCCAGCCGCTACACCGTCACACCAGCCGAAGCCGTTCCTGCCTGA